GGTTAATTTTGAATTAGAGTCTATTAAAATCCAGAAAATAATATTTTCAAATATTTTTTTCAAAAGTTCCAACACCCCTAAACTTTACAACCCCTATTTATTGGAATTTTTATTAGTTATTCATGTTAGCTTCGGCCAAAACGCCACCTATAGCTCCTAAAACTCCAGTTATAAGTATCAGGACGATGGTTAAAAGTACTCCAAGTAATGCACTAATAAATCCCGCTAAATTTCCTAAACTGGCTGATAGAAGGCCTATAAAAGCAGTTATTATTCCCAACCCTAATAAGGATAGAATTCCAATTATTAATCCGCCAATAACTCCGGATAATGCTCCATTAATAGCCCCATCTGTTTTACCTTCTGTAATCAGATAAATTGTAGCAAAACCACCTAATAATGGTCCCAAAAAGAACAATGGAAATATTGCTAGGCCTAATGCCAGGGTTAATGCGGCGGTAATTAATGATCCTAAAATTATGGCTTTCCAATCAGTCATTTTAAACACCTACTCTTCAGGCGCAGTTTTTCTACTTGTTGCAACCATTCCTATAACATTTCCAATGGCTCCACCAATTATTCCCAGGCTTATGTCTCCAATTAATGCAATTAAAAGAATCATAGTAACATTATTATTCCAGCCTGACCCTCCAGACATTACAAATACTAATATTATAGCTATTATTCCTTCAATAGCTCCTACTATTCCACCATGAATGGCTCCATTCATAACATGCCCCTTGGCCAAATACCCTACAACGGCACAAGCAACCACTATGGAAATGATTCCACTAAGTCCTGGAATTAATAGTTTGAGGACTACCCCTAGTAAAATTGTGAGTATAACTCCCAGAATTATTGCTTTCCAGTTAAATATGAATAATTGTTTTTCTGTATTATTTTCCATATAATTCACCATCAAAAAAATAAAAAAAAGTTGTTATTATCTTTCGGCTACAAAAACACCAATGGCTCCACCAATGCCCCCTATTACAGCATAGATTACAATGTAAACAATTGACATTAGTAATCCTGCGCCTAATATTGCGAGACCTGCGGCTCCGCCAATGACGGCTCCAAGTATAAGGGCTAATAATAGTCCTATAATTCCTGCAATAACTCCAACAAGAGCTCCATGAATTGCCCCATTCATCCATTCTCCGCCAATAGAGTAACCAACGTATATAGTTGCTAATAAATATCCTAAGATTGCTCCCCAAGTTCCGAGGATTGCACCTAATATGAAACTTAAGACAATCGCTAATATAAATCCAATAATTACGGCTTTCCAGTTTATATCCATTTTTTCACCCCTTTTTAATTTTAATGTGATAATTAGTTTATTCTATATTCCATATATTTTTTTCTTTTTGAGTCTAAGGCCAAATTTTGGTTTGAATTATCCATAAATTTCCTTCAAGGAAAAAATCAATAACCTATGAGAGATATAAGAATTGTTAGTAACTATCATAATTTTAAGGAAGTAATCGGTATGAAATCATTACTAATCATCAATGGAACCATAATTTCTGGAAATGTAAATGAGCCACTGCAAAATGGAGCTATTTTAGTAGAAAACAATATAATCAAAGATATTGGCCCCCAGAATTCTATTAAACCTCCAGAAAACTGTCAGATCATTGATGTGGATGGTGCATTCATCTTGCCAGGATTTATTGATACTCACACTCATTTAATGTCCAATGGATTCAGAATGGAAGATACTATGTACAATCCGCTGGCTCTGCACTTCTATCAAGCATTGGAAAACATGAAATTGACCCTAGAAGCCGGTGTAACCAGTGTTAGGGATGCGGGATTGGCAGATATTGGAGTAAAAATGGCCAGTGAGCAAGGATTATTCCCTTCTCCACGCATGCAAATAAGTGTTATGCCCTTATCCATTAGTGGTGGCCACTTTGACTTTAATTTAAATTCAGGTTTTGATATGAAAATTTCATATCCTGGACATCCAGAAGGTATCTGTGACGGCCCGGATGAGGTAAGAAAAAGATCAAGAGAGGTTTTAAGAGCTGGAGCAGATGTTCTAAAGGTCATGGTAACTGGAGGGGTTATGAGTGCTAATGACCGACCAGAGTTTACCCAATTCACTGTGGATGAATTAAAAGCAGCAGTGGAAGAGGCGCAGTTCCGGGGAGGAATAAAAGTAATGGCCCATGCTCATGGTGCGGAAGGCATAAAAAATGCAGTTAAAGCCGGAATTTATTCCATTGAACACGGAACTTATGCAGATAAGGAGGCCTGTCAGATGATGGTCCAGGCAGGTACTTATCTGGTACCCACCTTTTTAGTAATCAATTTAAATAGGGAAAAAGCATTGCAAGGCGAACTTCCGGAATATAGCCGCCAGGGAGCTATTGAAATAG
Above is a window of Methanobacteriales archaeon HGW-Methanobacteriales-1 DNA encoding:
- a CDS encoding amidohydrolase family protein → MKSLLIINGTIISGNVNEPLQNGAILVENNIIKDIGPQNSIKPPENCQIIDVDGAFILPGFIDTHTHLMSNGFRMEDTMYNPLALHFYQALENMKLTLEAGVTSVRDAGLADIGVKMASEQGLFPSPRMQISVMPLSISGGHFDFNLNSGFDMKISYPGHPEGICDGPDEVRKRSREVLRAGADVLKVMVTGGVMSANDRPEFTQFTVDELKAAVEEAQFRGGIKVMAHAHGAEGIKNAVKAGIYSIEHGTYADKEACQMMVQAGTYLVPTFLVINLNREKALQGELPEYSRQGAIEIAKVHKENMQMAYELGVNIVAGTDCGVVEHGINLLELDYLCDMCMEPMEAIQAGTKKAAECMGWQDKVGTLDKGKLADIVVLKKDPLEDIASLSDKENILMVIKDGKIYKNILNTSKGF